ATTTCTATCCCCAATTATATAATCTCTTTGTAAAATTACTTTTTTACCTTCTTTAAAATTACATAAAATTCCTCGAGATATTATCAATCCTTTAATCTTAAAATTTGAGATTTGAAATATTATTTCCTCAACTATACCTTCTACATTTCCCGAATTATCGATTACATCTAGTCCTCTTATATTATTAAATTTAAGATAGTTATCTTTACTTAGTTTTTTTACAATCATATATTTATTAAAAGAAACTATATCTTTTACTAAGACAGTTGAAACGCTTTTTAAAAGACTCATTCCAGAAACTACAAATCCCTTTACACTATTTTCATTCATATCTATAATTAAATCTCTTATAAAACCTAATTTTTTTCCCTGTAAATCATAGACATACATCCACATAAAATCTTTTCTTCTATACATACAATGTCGAGTAGACAACTCGACTTTCACCTCTCTTTCATTAAAGTGAGGGCTAGTCTATTGCCCCTCACAGAACCCAACGTGCCCTACTAAGGCATTAGGCTCTTCATATATTCCTTACATTACAACCAAATATTTGCATAAATTTTAGGTTCTGATATGGGGTGTTTCTTAAGAAGATACTGATAGCGAGCCCAACTAAGATAGGCTCTTTGGCTTCTTCGTGTAATCACCTTATACAGTGCAACTTTTACAAATCTATAGAAATTCAGTAATCCTCGATAGTTGCCTGATATTCCATAATAAGCATAATGTCCTTTTATCTTTCGGTTTAGAAGCTTTATTGTGTCTGATGGTTTCCCATGTATGTTGCTTTTCAGCCATTCCTTTACCTTTAGTTTCTTGGCTTTCAGCTTCTTTCTACTGGTTCTGTGTTGAAGTCTATATTTACCTGTTCTTGTCTTACCATTTATATGCGTAAAACCTAGAAAGTCAAAGGTATCTGTTTTGCCGTCCTTACTATTTTGAGTAGCAAATCTTCCAAAAGGAATAATTTTGCTTTTATCACTTGCAAGTTCAAGTCCAAACTTCTTAAGTCTTCCTATCAGAGATTTATAGAAGCTTTCCGCTTCTTTCTTATACTGAAAGAAGCATACACAATCATCTGCATAACGCACAATATATGCATCACCTTTGCAATGTTTCTTTACTACAATACCAAACCACATATCCAATACATAGTGGAGATACACATTAGCGCAAACAGGTGATATTAAGCCGCCTTGCGGCGTTCCCTTGTCGCTTTCATAAAATTTCATATCTTCTATAATACCAGCTTTTAGAAACCTTTTAGTATAGCGTAGAAAGTTCTTGTCCTGGATATCATGTTCTAGAAATTTTATTAACCATTCATGATCTACATTATCAAAGAATCCTTTAATATCGGCATCCACAATAAAGTTAATTCTCTTAGTCATGATTATTTGATTTACTTCTCTAATTGCATCGTGACAACTTTTACCTTCCCTAAACCCATAAGAGAAATCATAAAATTTATTTTCATAGATTTGGTCAAGTATCTTCCTCATTACTCCTTGAACAAGCTTATCTTCATATGATGGAATTCCAAGAGGTCTAAGCTTATCACTACCTGCTTTAGGAATGTACGTCCGTCTAACTGCCTGTGGTTTATAACTAAAATTCTTCATTCTTGCTAGTAGATTATCTATATTTTCTTCTAGCTGTTCTCCATAGGTTTCCTTGTTTACTCCGTCAATTCCCATAGCCTTTCCACTTGTCTGTTTTATGTGTTCCATAATCAAACTTTCTTTGTTGACATAGTGCATTATGGTCTGTACTTTATTATGCTTTTCTGCTTGTAATGCTATTTCTTCAAACGCATTTGCCATTGTCTTCTGCCACCTCCAGTGTGACCAATGTTTTATTTTCAAAACGGCTTATATGTTTGCCCCTTTCCTCCACTTTCGTTACAAGCTTCTTCGGTACTATGAGCAAATCCGACTCCTTGCATACCATTTCTATCACCTTGGATGAAATGCTCCTTGTGTAACAAATACCCTAACGGGAATATGCAAGGTCTCACAGGTATGCCATGTGTAACTATCTTATGCTCGCCGTGCTCTAAGACCCCGATGGAACCTACTTGTTCTTGCCCTTTACGACCAAGTATTATTGCCTGCTACCGAGGTGAAGGTATCGGCTTCCATTCTATATAAACTAACGAGATTCAATCACTTCACGCTTTCGCATTACGGCTCGCATAGTTTCTTACCTACGCTTAAACCTAGCCTCACGGCTTCGGCTCCAAGGCTGGATAACGGCGGTTGGCTAGACCTTACCGTGTCGGCTTCTCACCAACTATACACCTGGCACCGAACTGTCGCACCACCTAAAGATATTATAACCATCAATATATTCTTTAATACAAAATAAGCTGCTTTAAAAATAATTATTATTTTTAAAGCAGCTTTTAAATTTGAATTTTAATAATCAATGCTATAATATCTGTATTTTAATCTTAAATTATATATATCTAGTTATTTAATTGCCATGAACATGTTCATGTATACACTCTGAATGAGTCTTCATTTCCCATGCTTCAAGTCCTACACTCTCTCTATAGTTATTTATAGCCTTATGAATAGCTTCTTCTGCTAAAACTGAACAATGCATCTTTACTGGTGGAAGACCATCTAGTGCTTCTGCTACAGCTTTGTTAGTAAGATTCCAAGCCTCTTCAATACTTTTTCCCTTTATAAGTTCTGTTGCCATACTTGAAGAAGCTATAGCTGATCCACATCCAAAAGTTTTAAATTTTACATCTTTAATTATATTATCTTTTACTTCTATATAGATTTTCATTATATCTCCACATTGTGGATTTCCAACTTCACCAATACCATTAGCATTTTCTATTTCTCCAACATTTCTAGGATTTCTGAAATGATCCATTACTTTATCACTATATATCATAATTATCTTTCCCCTTTCTCTTTTAAGAAATCTTCCCAAAGTGGTGACATTTCTCTTCTTTTTCTTATTATTTCTGGTAATACTTCTAATACATAATCTACATCTTCTTCTGTACTCTTTGCTCCTAGAGTTAATCTAAGAGATCCATGAGCAGTTTCATGTGGCAATCCTATAGCTAAAAGTACGTGAGATGGATCTAAAGAAGCTGATGCACAAGCACTACCAGTAGAAGCGTATATACCATCAAAATCTAAATCAAGTAGTAAAGTTTCTCCTTCTATACCAATAAAACTAAAATCTGAATTTCCTGGTAGTCTTCTATTGTCGCTAGGGCCATTTAATTTTGTATAAGGTATTTTTTCCATTATTCTCTTTACCAATTTATTTCTTAAATTATTAAGTCTTTGTGATTCTTCTTCAAGCTCTGATGTAGCAAGTTCTATAGCTTTTCCTATGCCAACAATACCAGCAATGTTCTCTGTACTTGCTCTTCTTCCCCTTTCCTGTCCTCCGCCATGTATTAAATTTTCTATTTTTATACCACGCCTTATATATAAAGCACCTATACCCTTTGGTCCATAGAATTTATGTCCAGCTAAAGACAATAAATCTATATTCATATCTTTTACATCAACTTTTACGTGACCAATTGCCTGTACTGCATCTGTATGAAATAATATTTTCTTTTCTCTACAAATTTCTCCAATTTCTTTTATAGGTTCAATTGTACCTATTTCATTATTGGCAAACATAACAGATACTAATATAGTCTTTTCTGTTATGGCATTCTTTAAATCTTCTACTTTTACAAATCCTTCTTCATCTACAGGAAGATAAGTGATTTCAAAACCATTTTTTTCTAAAAATTTAGCAGTATGTAAAATAGCATGATGTTCAATCTGTGTAGTAATTATGTGATTTCCTTTATTCCTATGTGCAAGGGCTATACCTTTTAATGCCCAGTTATCTGCTTCTGATCCACCTCCAGTAAAATATATTTCATCTTTTTCAGCATTTATAGCTTTAGCTACTCTTTCTCTTGCAATATTAATAGCTTTTTTTGTGTTGTCTGAAAAAGTGTATAAAGAAGATGGATTACCAAATTCCTCTGTAAAATAAGGCAACATTTCCTCTAAAACTTCTGACCTTGTGTAAGTAGTAGCTGCATAATCCATATAAACTCTTTTTTCACTCATGTATATCCTCTCCTTTAAGCTGTATACTCTTATAATCGTCAACCATATCCTGTAATGTTATGGACCTGGTAACATTGTCTATACTTTCCTTAAGCTTGGCCCATAGAAGTCTTGTAGCACAACAGCTACTGTTACTGCAAACTCCATCTTCTTCAATACACTCTGAAATTTCTATAGGCCCTTCAAGTATATCTAAAATTTGATTAACACTTATTTCTCTAGGATTTTTGTTTAAAACATAACCACCTTGTGCTCCTCTAATACTTTTTATTAAATCACCTTTCCTAAGAGCTGAGAATAATTGTTCTAAATAATATTCGGAAATACTCTGTCTTTCAGAAATACTTTTAATTGAAACAGGTGCTTTTCCATAGTTTATAGCTAAGTCAACCATGGCTTTCACACCATATCTTCCTTTAGTTGAAAGCTTCATTAGCTCACTTCCTTTATGATTATGACCCATTAATTTTAAACTTGAGTATTTTACTAAACTTTATGTCATTATAATATCAAACCAGAGTAAAACTGTCAACAATAATTTTATATAATTTAAAACTTATCTTAAATAAATTTTAAATTATATCAGCAATATTTTAATAAATTATCAAATCAATCTATTAATTGATATATTTTTGCATAGAATTATAAAACAATATATCATTTTATGCTATAGACATTATTTAAAATCAATCACCTAATTTTCTCATAATAATAAATAAATATTTTATTCAATTTAAGCAAAAATAAAAAAGCAAGGTATGCATACATTATGTATACATACCTTTATATACTAACCTCTTAATAGGCTCTCACCCATCAAATATTCGTCAACAGCTTTAGCTGCCTGTCTTCCATCATTTATAGCCCAAACTACAAGTGATTGACCCCTTCTCATATCTCCAGCTGTAAATACTCCTTTTACACTAGTCATATGATTCTCGTCTGCAGCAATATTACCTCTATTATCCAGCTTTAAATTTAAAGTATCTATAATACCTTCATGTTGAGGATGTACAAATCCCATTGCCAATAATACTAAATCTACTTTTTTGGTAAACTTAGAACCTGGAACCTCTGTAGGAACAAATCTTCCAGAGGCATCCTTACCCCATTTAACTTTTATTCCTTCTATAGCTGTAACTTTTCCATTTTCTCCAATAAATTTCTTAGTTTCAATACACCATTCTCTAATAGATCCTTCTTCATGAGAAGTAGATGTTTTTAATGTTTTAGGATATAATGGCCATGGCATTGTTTCATCTCTTTCTTCAGGAGGTTTTGGCATTATTTCAAATTGATATACATTTTTAGCTCCTTCTCTAATAGAAGTACCAATACAGTCAGAACCAGTATCTCCTCCACCTATAACTAAAACATTTTTATCTTTTACATCTATAGGCTCTACATCATCACCAGCTACTTTTTTATTTATATAAGTTAAAAAGTCAACAGCAAAATATATACCATCAAGTTCTCTTCCCTCTATTGGCAAATCCCTTGGAATTGTAGATCCACCACAAAGAACTACTGCATTAAAGCTTTCCTTAATATCTTTTATATCATAATTCTTTCCTATATCTGCATTGGTTTTAAATATAATTCCTTCTTCTTTCATTAGACTTACTCTTCTATCAATAACTTCTTTCTCTAACTTAAAATCTGGAATACCATATCTTAGAAGTCCACCTATTCTGTCATGTCTTTCAAATACAGTAACGGTATGTCCTACAGAGTTTAATTCAGCAGCCACAGCAAGTCCAGATGGACCTGACCCTACTACAGCTACATTTTTTCCTGTTCTAACTTTTGGTGGATTAGGCTTTATTAAATTTTCCTTAAAAGCTTTTTCAATAATACCAAGTTCTAGTTCCTTTATTGCTACAGGATCAGAATTTACCCCTAACGTACAAGCACCTTCGCAAAGAGCTGGACAAACTCTACCTGTAAATTCAGGAAAATTACTTGTTAAATATAATCTTTTAAAAGCAGATTCAAAATCATTATTATATACCATATCATTAAAATCCGGCATTAAATTGCCAAGCGGACAGCCCCATGAACAGAAAGGAGTTCCACATTCCATACATCTAGCACCTTGTTCTTTTAATTCTTCTTCTTTCATTGGAAGATAAATTTGTTTATAATCTTTTATTCTATCTTTAACGGGACGTTTTTTTGCCGTCTTTCTTTTATACTCTTTAAAACCAGTTGTTTTTCCCATATCATTTCACTCCTATGCTCTCAAAGCGGAAATTTCTTTATTTTTCTCTAGCAAAATTTTCTTATAAGCAGTTGGTATGATCTTTTTTAATTTCTTCTGTGCTTTATCCCAATTTTTAATTAAGCTAGCTGCTTTTAAACTTTGAGTGTATTTTTCGTGTTCTGCAATCATTGCATGGACTTTCTCTATATCATCTTCATCTAATTCATCAATATCTACAGAAGCATTTACAATATTGCTTCTCAATGAATCCTCTTCATCAAGTACATAAGCTATTCCACCACTCATTCCAGCAGCAAAATTTCTTCCAATTTTACCGATAACAAGCACAGTTCCACCAGTCATATATTCACAGCAATGATCGCCAACACCTTCTACTACTGCTAAAGCACCACTATTCCTTACTGCAAATCTTTCTCCTACCAATCCATTTACGAACAATTTCCCTTCAGTTGCTCCATAGAGAATAGTATTACCTGCTATTACATTCTCATCTTGCTTATAACTTGCATTAGCTGGTGTCTTAATTATTATATTAGCTCCTGAAAGACCTTTACCAACATAATCATTTGCCTCACCTTCAAGATTAAGTGTCAATCCATGTGCACCAAAGGCACCAAAACTTTGTCCAGCAGATCCTTTGAAGTTAAACTGTATTGTATTTTCTGGTAAGCCTTTATTTCCATATAGTTTTGCAATTTTTCCACTAATCATAGCCCCAACGGTTCTATCTGTATTCTTTATTTCAAAATTAGCAACTACTTTACTTCCATTATTTAAAGCATCTTGAGCTATTTTTATTAATTTATAGTCCATAGAGTTTTCAATTCCATGATCTTGTTTCTTTACACAATATGGCTTTATTCTACTTGGCATATCAGGTTTATATAATACTTTAGAAAGATCTATTCCTTTTGCCTTCCAATGGCTGCTTTCATCTTTAACTTCTATTTTATCAACTCTTCCTACCATTTCGTTCATAGTCCTGAATCCAAGTTTTGCCATATATTCTCTAACTTCCATTGCAATAAATGTCAGGAAGTTCACTATGTGTTCTGGTTTTCCTCTAAAATTCTTTCTTAATTCTGGATCCTGAGTTGCAATTCCCATCTCACAAGTATTTAAATGACAATTTCTAAGCATTGTACATCCGAGTACTACTAGTAATGTTGTTGCAAATACAAATTCTTCTGCACCTAAAAGAGTTGCTACCACTATATCTCTACCAGTTTTTAACTGTCCATCAGTTTGAAGAACTACCCTGCTTCTTAAATCATTTAGTAAAAGTACCTGTTGTGCTTCTGAAAGACCAAGTTCCCAAGGTATACCTGCATGTTTAATAGATGACACTGGTGAAGCACCTGTACCTCCATCATGACCACTTACAAGTATTGCATCTGCATGAGCCTTTGCAACTCCTGCTGCTACTGTACCAACACCCACTTCTGATACTAATTTTACATTTATTCTAGCTTCAGGATTTGTAGATTTCAAATCATAAATAAGCTGTGCTAAATCCTCAATTGAATATATATCATGATGAGGTGGTGGTGATATTAAATCTATTCCCGGTGTTGAATGTCTAACTCTAGCTATAGCTTCATCAACTTTTCTGCCTGGTAATTGTCCACCTTCTCCAGGTTTTGCTCCTTGAGCCATTTTTATTTGTAATTCATCTGCATTAACTAAATATTCTGCATTAACACCAAATCTAGCTGAAGCAATTTGTTTTATAGCACTTCTCTTCCAATCTCCATTAGGTGATTTTTTATATCTTATCGGATCTTCTCCACCTTCACCGCTATTGCTTTTCCCGCCTATTCTATTCATAGCAATTGCTATAGCCTCATGAGCTTCTTTACTTATTGAGCCGAAAGACATAGCTCCTGCACAGAATCTCTTTAGTATTTCACTTACTGGTTCTACTTCTTCTATTGGAATTGAATTGTCTTCTTTAAATTTAAACATCCCTCTAATAGTACATAAATTTTTGTCTTGATTATTTATAAGCCCAGCATATTCTTTATATAATTTATAATCATTATTTCTTGTAGAAACTTGAAGTTTGTATATGGATTCTGGATTAAATAAATGGAATTCTCCATTTTTTCTCCATGCATAATTTCCACCTACATCCAGTTCCGAAACTGGTTTTCTTATCTTATTGAAAGCATTTTTATGTCTTATTAGGACT
This genomic window from Clostridium pasteurianum DSM 525 = ATCC 6013 contains:
- a CDS encoding PRC-barrel domain-containing protein, with translation MYRRKDFMWMYVYDLQGKKLGFIRDLIIDMNENSVKGFVVSGMSLLKSVSTVLVKDIVSFNKYMIVKKLSKDNYLKFNNIRGLDVIDNSGNVEGIVEEIIFQISNFKIKGLIISRGILCNFKEGKKVILQRDYIIGDRNILHIDKNKKFNFVTVFHKLNLEDGENEKKT
- the ltrA gene encoding group II intron reverse transcriptase/maturase, with protein sequence MANAFEEIALQAEKHNKVQTIMHYVNKESLIMEHIKQTSGKAMGIDGVNKETYGEQLEENIDNLLARMKNFSYKPQAVRRTYIPKAGSDKLRPLGIPSYEDKLVQGVMRKILDQIYENKFYDFSYGFREGKSCHDAIREVNQIIMTKRINFIVDADIKGFFDNVDHEWLIKFLEHDIQDKNFLRYTKRFLKAGIIEDMKFYESDKGTPQGGLISPVCANVYLHYVLDMWFGIVVKKHCKGDAYIVRYADDCVCFFQYKKEAESFYKSLIGRLKKFGLELASDKSKIIPFGRFATQNSKDGKTDTFDFLGFTHINGKTRTGKYRLQHRTSRKKLKAKKLKVKEWLKSNIHGKPSDTIKLLNRKIKGHYAYYGISGNYRGLLNFYRFVKVALYKVITRRSQRAYLSWARYQYLLKKHPISEPKIYANIWL
- the nifU gene encoding Fe-S cluster assembly scaffold protein NifU, whose translation is MIYSDKVMDHFRNPRNVGEIENANGIGEVGNPQCGDIMKIYIEVKDNIIKDVKFKTFGCGSAIASSSMATELIKGKSIEEAWNLTNKAVAEALDGLPPVKMHCSVLAEEAIHKAINNYRESVGLEAWEMKTHSECIHEHVHGN
- the nifS gene encoding cysteine desulfurase NifS, which gives rise to MSEKRVYMDYAATTYTRSEVLEEMLPYFTEEFGNPSSLYTFSDNTKKAINIARERVAKAINAEKDEIYFTGGGSEADNWALKGIALAHRNKGNHIITTQIEHHAILHTAKFLEKNGFEITYLPVDEEGFVKVEDLKNAITEKTILVSVMFANNEIGTIEPIKEIGEICREKKILFHTDAVQAIGHVKVDVKDMNIDLLSLAGHKFYGPKGIGALYIRRGIKIENLIHGGGQERGRRASTENIAGIVGIGKAIELATSELEEESQRLNNLRNKLVKRIMEKIPYTKLNGPSDNRRLPGNSDFSFIGIEGETLLLDLDFDGIYASTGSACASASLDPSHVLLAIGLPHETAHGSLRLTLGAKSTEEDVDYVLEVLPEIIRKRREMSPLWEDFLKEKGER
- a CDS encoding RrF2 family transcriptional regulator, with product MKLSTKGRYGVKAMVDLAINYGKAPVSIKSISERQSISEYYLEQLFSALRKGDLIKSIRGAQGGYVLNKNPREISVNQILDILEGPIEISECIEEDGVCSNSSCCATRLLWAKLKESIDNVTRSITLQDMVDDYKSIQLKGEDIHE
- a CDS encoding glutamate synthase subunit beta; this encodes MGKTTGFKEYKRKTAKKRPVKDRIKDYKQIYLPMKEEELKEQGARCMECGTPFCSWGCPLGNLMPDFNDMVYNNDFESAFKRLYLTSNFPEFTGRVCPALCEGACTLGVNSDPVAIKELELGIIEKAFKENLIKPNPPKVRTGKNVAVVGSGPSGLAVAAELNSVGHTVTVFERHDRIGGLLRYGIPDFKLEKEVIDRRVSLMKEEGIIFKTNADIGKNYDIKDIKESFNAVVLCGGSTIPRDLPIEGRELDGIYFAVDFLTYINKKVAGDDVEPIDVKDKNVLVIGGGDTGSDCIGTSIREGAKNVYQFEIMPKPPEERDETMPWPLYPKTLKTSTSHEEGSIREWCIETKKFIGENGKVTAIEGIKVKWGKDASGRFVPTEVPGSKFTKKVDLVLLAMGFVHPQHEGIIDTLNLKLDNRGNIAADENHMTSVKGVFTAGDMRRGQSLVVWAINDGRQAAKAVDEYLMGESLLRG